Below is a genomic region from Papilio machaon chromosome 19, ilPapMach1.1, whole genome shotgun sequence.
GTGATATAATGTTGATAAACGTAGGTACTACATAACAATTATGTTTGACAATCACGCAAGTTATTTAGAAAATGAACTTACGAGACTTTTAATTGCCTTTTTATGCTTTctaaagttgataaaaatacttaatattggAAAGTtgcatttataacttttacttaaatattttttgtaaccaTTTCAACTTAGATCTGTGCTTGTACTAGAATAGGTAGGTATGAAATTTGTGGACTATTTGTCCAATGGCATGCTTTGAACCCACGACCACAAACAGTAACCGCGGTAacagttttatacatttaagaCTCAACACACTCGAAGACTTCGTACTCTTCCAACCCTTTTCTTGTCctatcttttttttctgttaacgGATTCTAATTTTGGATAAACACTCGTTTTTATTGATGAACTATCTGTCGCctgcgacaccgtccgcgccaAATTAttgaacttaattattaacctacgcattcttccagactatgttctatatctatgccaaattacagcgagatccgttaagccgttctggagattctTTTTCATTCCAAcaaacattcaaacaaactttCAAACTTTGGCaattatagtattaaaaaaattatgatcaCAAACACCCTTGACCAATAGAAAAGGGGTAaaggaaaaagaaaacaattacatACCAATAGAATTATCTGATGTAATTGCACGCTGCTCcgcatatttatttgaaaaatattcacTTTGGTTTACTATAGGACTgttactattaataattaaattattatcatttttatttatgttattaaaactaatttgtgTGTCACTAATGCTATTTACTTTTGCCCCGTAACCGGGTCGCGTgttggaaattaaaaacaaacacacgaaagtcaaataaatatttgttcgtcctgttttattaattagcaAAATGTGAAAACAAGGTATAAAccactttattatttcttttaaatccatcatttcatttatttcactatactttttattattaatcacaaaattttaagtatGAACGAACGTCATCTCTCTTCGAATGTTACCACGAAACTGACATGAAGATGGCGGTAAATGGCTGCCGTGCCATTTCTTCTTTCTCTCGTACTCAGACCTGTGTTCAATTCAGACAAAACTTTCGCTTTTCATTGATATTCATGTTCCGTTTTAGCGCGTTTTAAACTAATTCagctaattattaaaataacttttctgTAACTATgtaggtttttaaaaatagtgaaaTTAGAAAagactttacttttaaatcacAATATGTATGCAAATTGATTCTACAGGATGTTCAGGTTAAGAATTGTAAAAGAAGTAACttgtattgttataaaaaagaaaattgtgcatttacattttaaatgcatttcGACTTCTAAAAGATTTATTGTCCTCTATTTTTTCGAAGAGGACtgaatacttttttgtttgaatatagTTTTTGACAGTGCAAATCCAATTAAAGGTTAACGCGCACTGTTTAACTCCTCGTCCACGTTAATTCACTGCTGCGACGCGATGTAATTTACGTCAGAGAACAATGGAGCTAGTTAACGGAAAGCAAACTTAACTTACTGTTAGTTAAGTTagattagaaataatttagatttaactTATTCTgcaattgaatatttttatttaccataCTTTCTCTAATGTTCAAAAATTATCTCAAGATTACAATTACAAGTCAAAAATTACAAGTCAATTAtattatcaatacatagtataaaacaaagtcgctttcgctgtatgtccgtatgtatgcttagatctttaaaactacgcaacggattttgacccggtttttttaaatagatagagtgattcttaaggaaggtttgtatgtataataaatgcataatatagtagagaaacactgataaatttaaagttttctaatgtgatgtcgtaaataagcacgtttttttgcgcttatattgcaaacgctggctgaaccctacgagatagaccaaaataatgtactacagtattgttcaccttaaaaagttcaacaaaaaagtccgcgatggtatatgtctatctcttagggataacccagcataaccatttttattcttttacgaagtgattttaaacaatacagcattaatccttatccatttaagtaccttaaataaattgtgcatttattctgtagtaggtatattttgcattgcacccgtgcgaagccggagCGGGTCGCTAGTAGTTAATATTACTAGTAGTCACTCATTGGTCGATATACTATAAATTATGATCAAAGAATTTGTTTacctattaatatttgtacatcCACGagtccgcgtttgttccgggtaatctccggaatggctggaccgattttgacaggactttgacgggaaggttgCTGATGCACACggagatatatatatatatatatatatatatatatatactagctgtcgcccgcgacttcgtccgcgcgcagttaaaaaaaacttaataggggtatgaaatagatgttgtccgattctcagacctactaaatatgctcacaaagtttcatgagattcggtcaagccgtttcggaggagttcgaaccccgtgacacgagaattttatatataagatatatactatttttttaaattttgcgcCGTATAAATCGCGAGcgattactttaaaaaaaactttatgcaTTTGATCTTAAATTTCACATTCCTTAAAAAGGGATGCAAAGTTTTCCTTtcatctattattttaatgataataggTTAATAAAACcagaaaaattacatataatataatatttattttacatttattcacGAATAAACAAcgtgaaaattacaaatagtTTATAACTATCCTAGAAACATTGATAGGTGCTATTTGTTTTGAagtgatgatttttttttttcactaagtCATTGATTTATATAACATGAATATCAATACAAGTTTTTTCGACAACATTTAATGCTAGAAGTTAGACTAGATTTTAAAGTCTACGTCacttttaaatagttaattattcatatggttaatattattattatttatgattatatattttttttttattattagcaaAGGAACTTGGCAAAGCAttctttataagtaattataatttagcaTTGGTAATATATTATAGTACCCAGTTTTGTTGGCACATCGGAAACAAGGGTATTCTTTTGTATTACGTGCCAACTAAAATACCGGGTACTTTACAtcaattagttaaaaaagttCTTGAATATTGAGTACTTTTTACTATAGCAGATGAAGTCGCTTCGTGAAATATTttgctaatttaaataattcataataaatagacatttatatatataatttaacattaaaaaagcatTAGCAAAATAACAAGTGTGTttgaaaggaaataaaaataataaaacatgaaggaaaacaatttttaccaTGTACAATGCGTGCACAATAACATGATAATCTCGTAGCCAACATCGAATCAAAGCTAAGTCAGAGTGCACAATAGATTGTGAGCCTTATGACAAGCTATGACGTCATATTCATGTTATTCCGTAGTAATTaggaatgaaataaaattattggataaaaatacaacaggGTCCCGAAACaccttacaaataaaataaatatgaattaacaTCGAGTTACATCTGCTGTGTGGAGTTTCCATTCCAGGTGTTGTTATCATCATCGTTGTTGGTGTCGCCTGCAAGACGGTGTATGTTGCCGCGGCGGCGTACTGCGGGCGCGTGCGGGGGCTGCGGGGGCTGCGGGGGCGCGTGCGGGGGCGCgggggcgggcgcgggggTGGTGCGGGCGGGGGGCGGGGCGGCGGGGTAGATGCGCGCGCGCAGCCACATGTACAACTGCTGCGACGGCTCCAGTATCAGCGATGTGAAGAGTTGTGTCAAGAATGCTGTCCAATAAgatgttttcattaatatgTATTGTAAATTTCATAGTATACGATTCATCTGGTATTGCAAATGTCGTTAAATCccatctcttataaaaaaaacaataaatagaaACTCATTGAggataaaaatgtttgatttagtaatatataagtatactagctgtcgcccgcgacaccgtccgcgcgcaggtaaaaaaaaatgaaaaatagatgttggccgattctcagacctactgaatatgctcacaaaatttcatgagaatcggtcaagccgtttcggaagagtacggtgacgaaaactgtgacacgaaaattttatatattagataaatttgTGCGGTACTGACAGATGATGTTAGAGAATGTTGTGGGCGTGGCGACTGTATCGGGCACGCGGCGCGGCAGTACGAGCAGCGCGGCTGAGGGCGCGAGCCGCAGCTGGCGTAACGTGGACCCTTCCTCCGTCAGCTCCTGGCGCGGGAATGCCGTCCACAGAGAGAACTCCGACTGACGCAACTAGTAATgacagaaaatataatattaaaattatgtagttttaatacaatttggAGAGTACCGAATTGAAGATACCgtttttataagaaatctaTCTAATAGAGATATAAgctttatacaaaattatgcGTGCCTTGTTTTGCGAAAGGTGTTTTGTATCTTTGCAAGTAGCTTATATAATTACATGTAAGTTAGTGGAGACATATCGCCGCAGTTCGAGCAGCGTAGTGTCGACGTCAAAGTGCGCCGTGTGCGCGTTCCCGTCCGCCATCTTGAACTGCACCCGCGCACGTGACCCGCCATCGCCCAcagcttaaatataaattaaattacacaatGACCTcttagtaagatattaattaatttaaaaatcaagacTAACGAATAAcgaacaaaaactaaaaactttaaacttcACCCATTCTCGAATCGATGCAAATTGGTGATACAAAAATTAGTCTAACTGACGCaaagcaaaaagttttaataaagacttgtatagttttttttcgaACGGCATTCTGTCGCAtgcaaataaatgttacaCGCGCCTGACATAAACTTGATAGCAATTCGTAAAACCTGATATATTGCTCTTAAAAGTTAACAAGGCACTAACTCGAGGGCGGAGGCGAAGGCTGTGACGTGTGCGGCGGCTGTGGGGTCTGCGGGGGAGGAATGTCACGCGCGCGCCTCTCTGCGCGATCCTGCGCTATCTGCTCCAAAATACGCTGTCGTGCTAGATTATTCTCCATCTTCTCACGCTTACGCTCCTCctaaacaatcaaattaaaatacaaaataaaatctcacTGTAAGTAAGGTTAAACActcagttaaataaattacgcaTTATCAAAGTTAATATAGCTAAGCTATAATTTGCCCTTACTTAAACATACAACTTATTGTCAAAGTACCTGCAATTGTTTCAGTTCTTGTTCTGCTTGCCATTTCTTTAGCTCAGTGACACCCTGGCCGACTGCGCGACGTTCCAACTCTTTCTGTTTCTCCAactatattgtaatatataactttattaacaaactagctgtcgcccacgactccgtccgcgtggaaataattaaaaaaaacttaattggaaaacatgttctttcagactatgttctacatctgtgaacttcatcgagatctgttgtgcagttctggagataccttgtaacaaacatcaatccatccatccaaacattcgtatttataatattagtaagatatatcaACAGCTATAGTCCACAATGATCACCTCTGTGTTCCCGCTGCTTGTTTgccctttttataaaaaacgttTATCCTCAATTATTTCCAACAAGGAAAGTTAGTTTGACGCCCCAATTACAAAGGAatgtacatacaaacaaacatacatataccTGGCAACATTACCCGCCAATTAGTCCGCAGTACAATACAAAAAGATCCATCTCTACCTACCTAATAAGGTTACGGTCGTGAGTATTTTTACGAATGTTTTAGATAACTACCTCTTTCTCCTTTTCCAATTTCTCTTTCTTCACAGCTTCAATGAGCTCTTTGGCTCGCTCCACCTTCTCATCAGAGCTGACAGCACTCACTGGAGTTGGGGCAGGAGTTTCCTGTTGTATAATAAAGTCTCAATACAATGCATAGTAGTttataatagattaaaaaaaatctttcactgCACAATATTTCCACGAATGAGTGAACATAAATTAATCGACACCTTAATCATCCAAATTTATCAAATTCATGCTTGACAGCTACCAGAGCTGATTGTAACAAAGTAAAACCACAATTCTTAgtgtgatatttaaaaaaaaaactataaactcATAATGTATTCAATCAGCTGTgtgactaaaaaaaaaaaacattattatagcTTTTCAAAGTATACACTCCACATCACAAGGCTACATCTATCCAACTAAAAAAAGTTACCTTATTTAAGAGACATCTTTTTTTGAAGATAGAAAAATACTTGCAGGTTTGTTAGCGGGTGTATCTTTTGTGCTGGGTCCAGGCTCCTCCAGCTTTTCCTTGGGCTTCCTCACACACACATCGCCGTCGCACACCACCTCATACTCCTGTCCTGAACGAGTCACCTCATGGAACTCGGTCTTTGGGACCTTTGCTGCAGGACCTGATGAAGTCTCTGGCaaagatgtatggatgtaaacaagaaatgtatgaaaaattaaaatcactaatctctgcctacccctttgAATTATAGATTTGAGTGTAATTTGTACATTGGTactgttatattatatatatatatataccaatagaaatacttatattaataattttatagccATCTAACTTATATACCTTtgtgtatataaaacaaaaatatatggaaTTGCTTACACATACCTGGTTCAACATCAATTGATGATCGTGAAGTTGACGGCGTTGCTGTTTTTGCTTCATTGCTAGTGGTACAGGTTGGTGGCGCTGCAGGTTCCGATTCATTGCCAGGGTTACCTGCTTCTGCTTGTATGAGATTAGCTGTCTGTTGTTTTAGATTCTGTCCAGATGTAGACGGTTGGACAGTTCCCTTCTTATCTTTGTCTGTAACACACATGAAATTTTAGAACAACGTCTTTGGTTtgctatatttgtaaaattacgaACATGGAAGGCATGCCTTGTTGTAGGATTAACTTGGAGTTTAATAAAGGAACagctattataaatttatacctTGATAAGTATCCTAGGTGTTCAGGTTAAATTCATACTTTTACACTTACTATGTTCTTCTATTATCCTATCTATCCTTGTAGCCAGGTTCTGCGCCTCAACACCCGCGCAGACCACCTCCAATGGTGTTCCATTTCTATTGATGAAGAAAAGGGAAGGCACAGGTACAAATTGATCTGTTTTTTAGTTAGGGTATTTATTCTGCTTAGAGTATTTACGTTCTAGAACATACTGTTGCATACAGGCAAACTAACATAAGTGAAAAATGTATATACTACAATAGCTTAGCTATAATGTATATGCTAATAGAaatcttaagaaaatatattatcactatacctatcaaaatattttgtaacaaaataaaaaggataCAAATTTGTGCAAAATGTGTGTAGTTTATTGATCCACTCTTCAACTTGATGGCAAGGAAGTTTTCAGGATCTGACAATCTCTTCTCCACAGCTACATTGTCTATTGTTGAAGACATTTCTGCTGACTGTTCATTATCACCTTATAGAACAAATGTTAATCCTTTAGGGCAGGTCATGAAttaaatagacaaaaatatttttaaaagaaacactCAATTACAAAGGTGTGTGAAAAGAAAcactagtttttttaagttaacttgaTACCACTGGTATTATTAGGGTGACCTCATATGGAAATGAACCTAATAGTCATTTTCTTTCTGGCCATATAACTAACAGTCATGTTATGTTGGTGCACAAGTATAATAAACCTTAATgttttgacttaatttttatggACACTCGCCTTCCTATCGCTACCCAtactattgaaaaaaatatgtaattataaactaaataattacatcTAAACActtcaaaattacttctataaatataccaacatatataaatagaacaaatCTTTAACTTAATGCAATGTCAGCGATAAATTTTTGCATTATGAAGTTTTTACTATGTATTTTGAGatatatactttataatttttgtcataTAAAAGGATATTGCAGCTAATAAATCTAGTTTTGTCGGCATCCGAAATTTCAATGAATCCCCGAGTActttattagttaaattaaaatgtcgtCCTAGCATATTTAATCAAACAATAGTTCTGTACGAATTGAATGAGGCTGAACTAAGGTGATGAATTATCACAatgttaataagaaaaattaccGAGTTATTAGCTGTGTAATTGCATCATCGAATCCATGATTACGATGATTGTGTACACAATTTCAATAACCTTAGATTTAAAGATGTTACAATTTTGATCAACTTCAAATTTCtttgttcaaattaatttaagaatcaACGTcgataattttaagattttacataaaatgtaacCGTACCTTCAACAAAAACGACGAAAATTGCATTTCTTTGTTTTGATAATGCAACCGCTTCGGCAATACTTCCCCCGTACCAATGCatcgttaatattattaatttattgtttactgGCACAGTTATAAACTGTTTTTCagatttgtattatattttacacaatttcaCAGATGTTGATAtggaacaaaaataatacaatgaaGACATGAcacaacaaattttgacaatACTGACGTGTTTGCCATTTTTTGATTCCATTTCATGTAATGTCACTTTTATTCCAAAAATGAATTGGTGCAAAATCCTACTGGTGTATTTGATCCAGTAAGAAcaatgttcattttattttccttttatttcacACTTTCAAtgctaattttattactaattgaAAAACTACGATCGACGTATAAAACATTTGACACAAAGaccaaaataaattctattatcAAATGCTTCTTGTCTTTGATTACCTACATGTGACCTTGTACGATTATTTAATGcatgataatattaaactttgcGTTTTTACTATCCGTCACAAGATGTCGCTAATAGTCCAGAATTACAAAGCTTATAACTTTCTGTGTGTGTATTCTACAAATGTTATACaacgcttttatttttatttgtactgaCAGACATTTAGTGATCTGACAAaggttacatattttatatagaatagaaaaggaaaaaatagtAACCATAATGTGTCATAGTTCATAGTGTAATATTGAAGGAAAAGCAAGGGAAAATCCATTCAAGTATGTACATTATTCTACATAAGACGaacaatattttgaaatttttctcATAACACTACTTTCCCCTTCGTAGAGACACAGTTAACAAAACCGTCACCGCGTGGCTGTGCCGCAATTGTCTATCTGCCATTAGAACTGTAGCATAGTCAAAATCATAATATAATCAGAGCGACCGAAGAGAGCTCTATACTGTCCCACAATGACTACAGTTTTTTTGGtacactttactaaaaaaaatttactcttTCAGATTGGAAGGTACTTTTATTTCTAGATGTTTTATCTAtactaaaatctttttttatagttaaaacatagaagatttaactttattggaattttattgtatttttaactccatctgttaaatcaaaattacaaaaccaataaaaatgtgtaatatcctacattactaatatatacataaaatacgagtaaacatttatttaattatattttacaaatctaATTATCATCggttatcttactaacattataaatgggaaGGTTTAGGTGgaggaatgaatgaatggatggatgtttgttagaaggtatctccggaacagttcaatggatcttgatgaaatttggaatagatttagaacatagtctggtagatcacaacatatttattaagttttttaattccgcgaagACGGAGACGCGGCCGACCGTTAGTGCGCCTATAGATGTAGTATttgtaattagaaataaagGTGCCATCAAAATAAGTACAAGAAAATACGTCaatgaatgtttaaaaaaatattgtcctcaataaaataaacacttaaaTTGTTAACTGGTCcatttacaatgtttatatATCGTCAAAATGATTTACACAAAAGAGACTTAGTGCTTCTATAAATAGTCTACACAGCAATTAACCAATTTGTATACGAAGACGTGCAGCTGACAACACTACGCTCGACTAACTCTACTTTATTGCTCTGGCAACATTTTAGTGTGTCTTTGAAAGTGGAAACGAAAATTGCGCCCTAAAACTGAAATGAGGCGCGAAATGCGGTGACGGATTCGCGCCTTTGCGAGAGCTAAAAATGAACACAGTTCGACGGCTGCCGTGCGGGACAAATGGAAGAGTAaagttatattacttttattgtcCATTGAAGTTTGTTTAAACCCACAGCCTGTAAATATAGTCACAATTGAAAAACACTCATTTTTAACCTAACCATTcatcaagaaataaaatatttaggcaATGTGGTTCTTATTCTGAGTTACAAATAAAGAAGATACAAACTATTGCTACTGCTACGATCGAATTAGTTAAACAGCTTTCgtaaagtaaaatgttttttactacATAAAAGCTAGACACAGCTGGAAAAGACGAGGAGAATgaaagtaacaattttttgttttgctaTTTACAAGCAACCATTGCCACCAAATGTTACTCACCGATATtcgaatcaaaataaataaaatgtaatttttttttacgttaatgTTGTCATACAAACTACAAACACAAAAACCCGCCCATATCGATACGTCAAAGTGACAGCGCGGCTCGACGGAAGCGTTTGCGATCGTCGCTCGTTAGGCATTGATGACtttgttaattgttatttagctcCGAATTAGATTTAAAGCCGCCACTGACGTGTGAATTGATTGTTTTCGAACGCAGTGTTTCATTTGTGGTATGCTAATTTGAATTCTTCTTCTGTTAACTGCctgttagttattttaattctttttttagcgttgtcgtttttattttcctgtttattattttctgttgCTTTGAATTGTGGTGGAGAGTCTCCAATAAAGAGGAAATGAATTATATATTGCTAAGATAACCACACGCCTATTCGGAGCTGGTATAGTAATGTCAACAATATTTAACAGGTCAAAAtcggatattttttaatggaaCTGACTCAGATATAGTTTTTGATAGCAATTTGTCGATTTTATTGCCAAGAAATCGATCGCATTACCAAAATAAATGACTAAGGTATCATTAAGGGCGGCCGGTTTCATGATGGGGTGACAAACACGCTGGAGTATTTGCCGAGGGGTGGGCAACGGAACCCCAAATTCAATGCTTAAGCACGCTACGGAACCACgtattaacaaattatacgTATTATCTGCCTTGAGTGTGTTTAACAGAGTTATGAAAGTTATAGAggtgtttataatttaatttacagtaataaccactataattttaaatacatattcgCACTGTACTTGCTAACATAGTAAATGTATGGTCAAATAACATAGACTTACTTCATGGTACTTTCTCTTAGATAAATGCATCTTTTTAccagtaataaaacaaattactgaTTTCACATTTTGACCgtatatttttgacaaatgaaTAATACAAGCAGCAGTCTTTAATAGTACCttgttcataaaattttataaatgtatgaaaattgtaatttgtcaACTCTATTATTTCTAAACTCAACACGGTATGCATTTATATTGAACTGTAACGTTCAATTAGTAACATATACACTGACAGGaactacttattatattattaaactctTTCTAATTGAACCTTGTAGTcacgttgttttattttatcgaaTATTTGAACAAATGCTTTGTCATTACTTTATCTCTACTTTTACCCTAACCTAACCTCAAAACTATTTCTATCTATCTACAGCTAATGCTTTGTATGTTCTTTGACCCAATAAACGATATTATTTAATCCACTATTGTGAAAAAATTACCTTGGCGCAAGCAAAGTATCTCCTTAAATATGCGTCAAATATTAATGATACTCCTATGAAGGCACCTAAATCGGTAATTGATACTTTTAAGCACTGTCTTATAAAATTACGTACATTTTAGTTTCCATCCCTTCAGCGATAATAGTTTGTTCCATCGTTGGATATTGTATTACTGCAATTacgctttaatatttattcgatAATAGGTTACAAATTGCTTGACGAGTTCAGTTTAATACTTTGTTTGTGAAgtgtacaaatatatttattctatagtgtttttgtttgtgtttttttgtcagcaatatgttttatgtaatagTTAGGACAATGGTAAACTTAGATCCAGtcttaatttcttaaattttattcataaatgaAAGTTGCTTTTCGTGATCTCTGTTTGTCTCAAATGTTCTGGTAAACTATGTAACGGATCAAAATACGGTTTTCACCATCATTTAGGTTATGTATTCCGGATGGTTTATGTATATAGTTCATccttatttaagtttattatacaTGAAAAATAGCGTGTTACTCAACTTAAACTGACTAAACCGTTAGacctaaaaataaagtttgagAGAATTGTAGATCTCAAAAAGTTCTACAAAAAAGTCAGCAAAGGCATATCGTTATCTTTTACGGTTTTATCACAATAATCACTTTatgctttaataaaaaaagttaaaatcgtGTGTTATTTGCGGCGCTATTTTTTCGGGTTCAAGgttaattttcatcaaaataaatggaaattttatgtAGTTAAGAATTGTCTTTTTTAAGCTCGCGGGCCGGGCGCGCCTGTGGTTACAAGGTTTTACAGGACGAGACATCACGGGGAAGGGCACTACTGATATGACAGAAAAGAGATCAAATGTATCCTTTGCCACCCGGGCGAAGTCGGGGCGGGTCGCAAATTTTTTGAGGTTATGATTCATATTTGAACATTGTATTTTCTAACACAACAAAATGGGTAGGTATAACATTAAAGTAGAAATGTCGCGGATGCCAACAAATCATATTACTTGGGTAAGAAAAGAAATGTGATTCATTTTTCCCAATATGGCAACCACAATTTCGCGTTGTGATGTTGACAGTTCGACGGAAGGGGCGTGGCTTCCGGCCGCGTTCCGTTTTACCTAAATGCACGGCGGAGAGACGACACAATCCATTAAATATAGTCCAGCCAAATGTGAACTTTCAGTAAGTTGCTGTGCCAATCAAAGTGAAATTACCAcccaaagaaatttaaaaagtaattttggtagctatatagaaataaatattagggTAGGTACTTAGgcctaaaaaataatcttactataaaaaatctttcaaaatCCCTTTATGGTTTGAAATATGTTGGTATATCCTTATAGTTCATCTTACACTGGCCGTTTTACCTAATGGGGTAATTAATATTGTCAGGATTTATGGCATGGAACCAAAGGACAGGAGACGGAGTATGTAGGGATGCCGgtgtcattatattttattttgtgggTAATGATAtccttataaatatgtttagttAATAGCCTGAATTGACGATAACTTACAGCTAGTAATGTATAACTTAGTAGTCTATACTAAGTTATACATAACAAGTAAGtcttatttgtaaataaataaataacaaaataacaatactagTAAAAGatagaaatttatatataatacatatttatcgaTACCAATGTATGTATAAGTTTAGTATACAT
It encodes:
- the LOC106715144 gene encoding UBX domain-containing protein 4, whose translation is MHWYGGSIAEAVALSKQRNAIFVVFVEGDNEQSAEMSSTIDNVAVEKRLSDPENFLAIKLKSGSINYTHFAQIYQFVPVPSLFFINRNGTPLEVVCAGVEAQNLATRIDRIIEEHNKDKKGTVQPSTSGQNLKQQTANLIQAEAGNPGNESEPAAPPTCTTSNEAKTATPSTSRSSIDVEPETSSGPAAKVPKTEFHEVTRSGQEYEVVCDGDVCVRKPKEKLEEPGPSTKDTPANKPETPAPTPVSAVSSDEKVERAKELIEAVKKEKLEKEKELEKQKELERRAVGQGVTELKKWQAEQELKQLQEERKREKMENNLARQRILEQIAQDRAERRARDIPPPQTPQPPHTSQPSPPPSTVGDGGSRARVQFKMADGNAHTAHFDVDTTLLELRRYVSTNLHLRQSEFSLWTAFPRQELTEEGSTLRQLRLAPSAALLVLPRRVPDTVATPTTFSNIISFLTQLFTSLILEPSQQLYMWLRARIYPAAPPPARTTPAPAPAPPHAPPQPPQPPHAPAVRRRGNIHRLAGDTNNDDDNNTWNGNSTQQM